One genomic window of Elaeis guineensis isolate ETL-2024a chromosome 2, EG11, whole genome shotgun sequence includes the following:
- the LOC105045065 gene encoding small COPII coat GTPase SAR1A, with product MFLVEWLYGILAMLGLAAKEAKILFLGLDNAGKTTLLHMLKDERLAQHQPTQFPTSEELMIGKIKFTAFDLGGHRMARRVWRDYYAKVDAVVYIVDAADKERFLESKIELDALLGDETLANVPFLVLGNKIDIPYAASEDELRYHLGLANCTTGKGRIDYSNTNIRPIELFMCSIVRKMGYGDGFRWLSQYIK from the exons atgtTCCTTGTGGAGTGGCTGTACGGGATCCTGGCGATGCTGGGGCTGGCGGCCAAGGAGGCGAAGATCCTCTTCTTGGGCCTCGACAACGCCGGAAAGACGACCCTTCTCCACATGCTCAAAGATGAG AGGTTGGCGCAGCACCAACCGACGCAGTTCCCGACGTCAGAAGAACTGATGATCGGGAAGATCAAGTTCACGGCGTTCGATTTGGGGGGCCATCGGATGGCCCGCAGAGTCTGGAGGGACTATTACGCTAAG GTCGATGCAGTTGTATATATAGTGGATGCAGCAGACAAGGAGCGATTCCTTGAATCCAAAATTGAACTGGATGCATTGCTAGGAGATGAAACTCTAGCCAACGTTCCATTTCTTGTCCTCGGAAACAAGATAGACATTCCTTATGCTGCTTCGGAGGATGAGCTACGTTACCATCTAGGCCTGGCAAACTGCACTACCGGCAAGGGGAGAATTGATTATTCCAATACCAACATCCGGCCCATAGAGCTCTTTATGTGCAGCATTGTCCGCAAGATGGGTTATGGTGATGGTTTCAGGTGGCTGTCGCAATACATCAAATGA
- the LOC105045072 gene encoding LOB domain-containing protein 41 has protein sequence MRMSCNGCRVLRKGCSENCSIRPCLQWIKNPESQANATVFLAKFYGRAGLMNLINAGPEHLRPAIFRSLLYEACGRIVNPIYGSVGLLWSGSWQLCQAAVEAVLKGAPIMQIPSETAASTPVPPLKAYDIRHVSKDADAAAAAASRAAAELHKISKSRTRFKRPAATKSKPGAVLVEGAEPDSARGCDLSWPRCYPVDFKRAGSHESAGSQATEPDAGEAAAAAGGGDGDSRENESEFSGETGEGSHVSQGDPNLAEESEVALELTLGFEPVSRAGRTTRPAAEVRCDVSSWGSDTCRMDLGLELPA, from the exons ATGAGGATGAGCTGCAATGGATGCCGGGTGCTCCGCAAGGGGTGCAGCGAGAACTGCAGCATCCGGCCGTGTCTTCAGTGGATCAAGAACCCCGAGTCCCAGGCCAACGCCACCGTCTTCCTCGCCAAATTCTACGGCCGTGCCGGTCTTATGAACCTTATCAACGCGGGCCCCGAGCACCTTCGTCCTG CAATATTTCGATCGTTGCTCTACGAAGCTTGTGGCCGGATCGTGAACCCGATCTACGGCTCGGTTGGCTTGCTGTGGTCCGGCAGCTGGCAGCTTTGCCAGGCGGCGGTGGAAGCGGTGCTCAAGGGCGCCCCCATCATGCAAATTCCCTCAGAGACCGCCGCCTCCACCCCTGTTCCTCCCCTCAAGGCCTACGACATCCGCCACGTCTCCAAGGACGCcgacgccgccgccgccgccgccagccGGGCCGCCGCGGAACTCCACAAGATCTCCAAGTCCCGCACCCGGTTCAAGCGTCCCGCTGCTACCAAATCGAAGCCTGGAGCCGTACTAGTCGAGGGAGCCGAACCGGACTCCGCCCGGGGTTGTGATCTTAGCTGGCCCCGTTGTTACCCGGTCGACTTCAAGCGCGCTGGGAGTCATGAGTCGGCCGGGAGCCAGGCGACCGAGCCCGACGCCGGGGAGGCCGCTGCGGCCGCAGGCGGGGGGGACGGCGATAGCCGGGAGAACGAGAGCGAGTTCTCCGGGGAGACAGGGGAAGGGTCGCACGTGAGCCAAGGCGATCCAAACCTGGCCGAGGAGAGCGAGGTGGCGCTGGAGCTGACCCTGGGGTTCGAACCGGTCTCCAGGGCCGGCCGGACCACCCGGCCCGCGGCGGAGGTGCGGTGCGACGTTAGCAGCTGGGGATCTGATACGTGTCGGATGGATCTCGGTCTCGAACTGCCGGCGTGA
- the LOC105045083 gene encoding NAC domain-containing protein 100 isoform X2: protein MEVNLPPGFRFHPTDEELIICYLSRKVSDFRFVTKAISEVDLNKCEPWELPGKTINMGEKEWYFFSLRDRKYPTGLRTNRATDAGYWKTTGKDKEIFHSGVPVGMKKTLVFYKGRAPNGEKTGWVMHEYRLHAKFPYKSTKEEWVVCRVFRRSSNGKKLQEGTSSMPNLLGSSCNTTSTTELGEPNTSMLGSSCKTTSTTELGEPNTSMLEPTNEIMQYDEWPSGLLSSSFSTNPTILKALQLDNKQPREATDMATLNPFVAQGDAIYGVESSSSFPASSSRGSDSMQRRLFDQKSIWTGF, encoded by the exons ATGGAAGTGAACCTCCCTCCGGGTTTTAGATTTCATCCAACCGATGAAGAGCTCATCATTTGCTATCTAAGCCGCAAGGTCTCGGATTTTAGGTTTGTTACCAAAGCTATATCTGAGGTTGATCTCAATAAGTGTGAGCCATGGGAACTCCCAG GGAAGACCATTAACATGGGAGAGAAGGAATGGTATTTCTTCAGCTTGAGAGATCGTAAATATCCGACGGGCCTCCGGACCAACAGAGCCACTGATGCAGGCTATTGGAAAACCACAGGGAAAGACAAGGAGATCTTCCATTCGGGCGTCCCGGTTGGCATGAAGAAAACCCTGGTATTTTATAAAGGAAGAGCTCCAAATGGTGAGAAGACTGGTTGGGTGATGCATGAGTATCGACTGCACGCCAAATTCCCTTATAAATCCACAAAG GAAGAATGGGTTGTGTGCAGGGTCTTTAGAAGGAGCTCCAATGGCAAAAAACTACAAGAGGGCACTTCATCCATGCCAAACTTACTTGGATCATCATGTAATACTACTTCAACAACTGAGCTTGGCGAACCCAATACATCCATGTTAGGATCATCATGTAAGACTACTTCAACAACTGAGCTTGGCGAACCCAATACATCCATGTTAG AACCCACGAACGAGATTATGCAATATGATGAATGGCCTTCAGGCTTGTTAAGTTCCAGCTTCTCAACAAATCCCACGATCTTGAAGGCATTGCAGCTTGATAATAAACAACCAAGAGAAGCCACAGATATGGCCACCTTAAACCCTTTTGTAGCACAAGGAGATGCCATCTATGGAGTTGAATCGAGCTCGAGTTTCCCAGCTTCTTCGTCTAGAGGCTCAGATTCTATGCAACGACGGCTTTTCGATCAGAAATCTATTTGGACAGGTTTCTGA
- the LOC105045083 gene encoding NAC domain-containing protein 59 isoform X1 — protein MEVNLPPGFRFHPTDEELIICYLSRKVSDFRFVTKAISEVDLNKCEPWELPGKTINMGEKEWYFFSLRDRKYPTGLRTNRATDAGYWKTTGKDKEIFHSGVPVGMKKTLVFYKGRAPNGEKTGWVMHEYRLHAKFPYKSTKEEWVVCRVFRRSSNGKKLQEGTSSMPNLLGSSCNTTSTTELGEPNTSMLGSSCKTTSTTELGEPNTSMLGKLINSSSTLDAVLINKDDDNNSTDKMDMNFAKEPTNEIMQYDEWPSGLLSSSFSTNPTILKALQLDNKQPREATDMATLNPFVAQGDAIYGVESSSSFPASSSRGSDSMQRRLFDQKSIWTGF, from the exons ATGGAAGTGAACCTCCCTCCGGGTTTTAGATTTCATCCAACCGATGAAGAGCTCATCATTTGCTATCTAAGCCGCAAGGTCTCGGATTTTAGGTTTGTTACCAAAGCTATATCTGAGGTTGATCTCAATAAGTGTGAGCCATGGGAACTCCCAG GGAAGACCATTAACATGGGAGAGAAGGAATGGTATTTCTTCAGCTTGAGAGATCGTAAATATCCGACGGGCCTCCGGACCAACAGAGCCACTGATGCAGGCTATTGGAAAACCACAGGGAAAGACAAGGAGATCTTCCATTCGGGCGTCCCGGTTGGCATGAAGAAAACCCTGGTATTTTATAAAGGAAGAGCTCCAAATGGTGAGAAGACTGGTTGGGTGATGCATGAGTATCGACTGCACGCCAAATTCCCTTATAAATCCACAAAG GAAGAATGGGTTGTGTGCAGGGTCTTTAGAAGGAGCTCCAATGGCAAAAAACTACAAGAGGGCACTTCATCCATGCCAAACTTACTTGGATCATCATGTAATACTACTTCAACAACTGAGCTTGGCGAACCCAATACATCCATGTTAGGATCATCATGTAAGACTACTTCAACAACTGAGCTTGGCGAACCCAATACATCCATGTTAGGTAAGCTCATCAATTCTTCTAGCACTCTCGATGCGGTGTTGATTAATAAGGACGACGACAACAATAGCACTGACAAGATGGACATGAATTTTGCTAAAGAACCCACGAACGAGATTATGCAATATGATGAATGGCCTTCAGGCTTGTTAAGTTCCAGCTTCTCAACAAATCCCACGATCTTGAAGGCATTGCAGCTTGATAATAAACAACCAAGAGAAGCCACAGATATGGCCACCTTAAACCCTTTTGTAGCACAAGGAGATGCCATCTATGGAGTTGAATCGAGCTCGAGTTTCCCAGCTTCTTCGTCTAGAGGCTCAGATTCTATGCAACGACGGCTTTTCGATCAGAAATCTATTTGGACAGGTTTCTGA